In one window of Scyliorhinus canicula chromosome 17, sScyCan1.1, whole genome shotgun sequence DNA:
- the LOC119951585 gene encoding gastrula zinc finger protein XlCGF7.1-like → RFIDIGKLRRHERVHTGEKPFTCSQCEKRYTDIGNLRTHERVHTGERPFTCSQCEKRFSEIGTLRKHERVHTGERPFTCSQCEKRFTAIGNLRIHERVHTGERPFTCSQCEKRFTALGNLRSHERVHTGERPFTCSQCEKRFIDIGKLRRHERVHTGERPFTCSQCEKRYTDIGNLRTHERVHTGERPFTCSQCEKGFTDIGNLGPNILDHCCTNIKGA, encoded by the exons aGATTCATTGACATTGGCAAACTGCGGAGACACGAAcgtgttcacactggagagaagcctttcacctgctctcagtgtgaaaagagaTACACTGACATTGGCAACCTGCGAACACACGAAcgtgttcacactggagagaggcctttcacctgctctcagtgtgaaaagagaTTCAGTGAGATTGGCACCCTGCGGAAACACgaacgagttcacaccggggagaggccgttcacctgctctcagtgtgaaaagagaTTCACTGCCATTGGCAACCTGCGGATACAtgaacgtgttcacactggggagaggccattcacctgctctcagtgtgaaaagagaTTCACTGCCCTTGGCAACCTGCGGAGTCACGAAcgtgttcacactggagagaggcctttcacctgctctcagtgtgaaaagagaTTCATTGACATTGGCAAACTGCGGAGACACGAAcgtgttcacactggagagaggcctttcacctgctctcagtgtgaaaagagaTACACTGACATTGGCAACCTGCGAACAcacgaacgagttcacactggagagaggcctttcacctgctctcagtgtgaaaagggattcactgacattggcaacct gggccccaacatccttgaccactgctgcacaaacatcaagggcgcctGA